A window from Chlamydia gallinacea 08-1274/3 encodes these proteins:
- a CDS encoding putative Na+/H+ antiporter yields MLLPQYSSSLRTGATVLFFFSIVHTFLTPWFYQCFRVCKHKKMIFPEKWKKYLWLSECYRLLSRVETVFILWAVPLFLWFLYTEGYKMTISYFNSRNYIFSLFIIIMLLLLESQPIVYLSECIFSSIAKIGKQSPRCWWWTLMIAAPLSSVLLKETGAMIIATALLSRSFYRFAPSTRFAYATMGLLFSNISLGGLTTGLSSRALFIILPSVKWGNSFILKYFCWKALIAMLISTTVYYLIFRKEFARFPKVVNVLSNVKECIPKWIICIHILLIGAVILARFVPLLMVAILIFYLGFQRFTIFYQRPVRIGKACFVGLFYAGLVIFGELQEWWVLELMHRMPDFGYMMTSYVLSIFLDNALVNYLVHNLPVATDCFLYLVIAGCMSAGGLTLISNIPNVVGYLALQSFFSSSTFSLGWLFLFALGPSIIALMTFWILKDVPTFVYCFFR; encoded by the coding sequence ATGCTTTTGCCTCAGTATTCTTCATCATTACGAACTGGAGCTACCGTACTTTTTTTCTTTTCAATAGTGCACACGTTTCTCACGCCTTGGTTTTATCAATGTTTTCGGGTGTGTAAGCATAAAAAAATGATATTTCCTGAGAAGTGGAAGAAATATTTGTGGTTGAGTGAATGTTATCGTTTGCTTAGTCGGGTGGAGACTGTCTTCATTTTATGGGCAGTCCCTCTATTTTTATGGTTTCTCTATACTGAGGGTTACAAAATGACCATCAGTTATTTTAATAGTAGGAATTACATATTTTCTTTGTTTATTATTATTATGCTGCTTCTCTTAGAGTCGCAGCCTATAGTGTATTTATCAGAATGCATTTTTTCGAGTATCGCAAAAATAGGGAAACAATCACCCCGATGTTGGTGGTGGACGCTTATGATAGCTGCTCCCCTATCTTCTGTTCTTCTTAAAGAAACGGGGGCAATGATTATAGCAACTGCATTACTTTCTAGAAGTTTTTATAGATTTGCACCTTCCACACGCTTTGCTTACGCGACTATGGGATTACTATTTTCAAATATTTCTCTCGGAGGATTAACAACAGGACTGTCTTCTCGGGCCTTGTTTATTATTCTCCCTTCAGTCAAATGGGGCAATAGCTTTATTTTAAAATACTTTTGTTGGAAAGCACTTATTGCCATGTTGATTTCTACAACTGTGTATTATTTAATTTTTAGAAAAGAATTCGCGAGATTTCCTAAAGTAGTTAACGTTCTTTCTAATGTGAAGGAGTGCATACCTAAATGGATTATTTGTATACACATTCTTCTTATAGGCGCAGTTATACTCGCGCGTTTTGTCCCCTTACTCATGGTGGCTATTCTCATATTTTATTTGGGATTTCAAAGATTTACTATTTTTTATCAACGTCCCGTGCGTATCGGGAAAGCCTGTTTCGTCGGGTTATTTTATGCAGGATTAGTGATTTTTGGTGAGCTACAAGAATGGTGGGTGCTAGAGCTCATGCATAGAATGCCAGATTTCGGTTATATGATGACTTCCTATGTTTTATCCATATTTTTAGATAATGCCTTAGTCAATTACCTTGTTCATAACCTACCCGTGGCCACAGATTGTTTTCTTTATCTTGTGATTGCGGGATGTATGTCGGCTGGAGGGCTGACACTTATTTCAAATATTCCTAATGTTGTCGGATATCTAGCTCTCCAATCATTTTTTTCCTCCTCAACATTTTCTTTAGGATGGTTATTTTTATTTGCCCTAGGCCCTTCAATCATTGCTTTAATGACATTCTGGATCCTCAAGGATGTGCCTACTTTTGTCTATTGCTTCTTTAGATGA
- the glgA gene encoding glycogen synthase GlgA, whose product MRILQTAVEFAPLIKSGGLGDAVYGLSKALAENHHVEVVLPLYPQLCSLPSTPRNNEQTFSYEFLGRQTATALSYSYENMLLTLLRLDSQLDLFSTSTIYTDTETDALRFMAFSSAVSAYLHISDKVDIVHMHDWHLGLLAGLLKDPGHKYYPKRIFTIHNFNYRGYCSSQVLATSRISNFGLSNYQLFRDPHTSALLKGALYCSDYVTTVSPTYARDILQDYSDHEMYDALVARSDVFCGILNGIDENLWNPETDPCLAANYNVKLLEEPDVFFTKKEENKSVLYEKLGLSHEYTPLMCIISRIVEQKGPEFMKAAILHAMENAYSLVIIGQCYNQELQRQFTHLQDSLTYSPNIRIILDYNDSLARLVYGAADMICIPSHFEPCGLTQLISMRYGTVPLVRSTGGLADTVLPHIHGLTFSQTENFRDFYRMLSLAVSIYRHEPDTWFHMIEEGMQRSSGLNTMASQYEKIYLSLL is encoded by the coding sequence ATGAGAATCTTACAGACTGCAGTAGAATTTGCCCCCCTTATCAAGTCAGGTGGCTTAGGAGATGCAGTGTACGGCCTATCCAAAGCATTGGCTGAAAATCATCATGTTGAAGTTGTTCTCCCTCTGTATCCCCAGCTCTGTTCTCTTCCCTCTACTCCACGCAACAATGAACAGACCTTCTCTTATGAATTCTTAGGAAGACAAACAGCAACAGCGCTCTCCTATTCTTATGAAAATATGCTTCTTACACTTCTTCGATTAGATTCTCAATTAGATCTATTCTCTACGTCAACAATCTACACAGACACGGAAACCGATGCCTTACGCTTTATGGCATTTTCTTCCGCTGTTTCTGCTTATTTGCACATTTCTGATAAAGTAGACATTGTTCATATGCATGACTGGCATTTAGGGCTTTTAGCAGGATTATTAAAAGATCCCGGCCACAAATACTATCCAAAAAGAATCTTTACTATCCATAATTTCAATTACCGAGGTTATTGCAGTTCACAAGTACTAGCCACCTCAAGAATTAGTAATTTTGGCCTAAGTAATTATCAATTATTTCGTGACCCTCACACTTCCGCTCTCCTTAAAGGCGCCTTATACTGTTCCGATTATGTGACCACAGTTTCTCCTACTTATGCCCGAGACATTCTGCAAGATTATTCTGACCATGAAATGTATGATGCCCTTGTTGCACGGAGTGACGTTTTTTGCGGAATCTTAAATGGAATTGATGAGAACCTATGGAATCCAGAAACCGATCCCTGCTTAGCTGCAAATTATAATGTAAAATTATTAGAAGAACCTGATGTCTTTTTCACAAAAAAGGAAGAAAATAAATCTGTTTTATATGAAAAATTAGGCTTGTCCCATGAGTATACCCCATTAATGTGCATTATTTCTCGGATTGTGGAACAGAAAGGTCCTGAATTTATGAAAGCAGCTATTCTCCATGCTATGGAGAATGCCTATTCTCTGGTCATCATTGGTCAATGCTATAATCAAGAATTACAAAGACAATTTACTCATTTACAAGATTCTTTAACTTATTCTCCTAATATACGCATTATCCTAGACTACAATGATTCTTTAGCTCGACTCGTTTATGGCGCAGCTGATATGATTTGTATCCCTTCACATTTTGAGCCTTGCGGACTTACACAACTGATTAGCATGCGTTATGGAACAGTGCCCTTAGTACGATCAACGGGTGGACTTGCCGATACAGTGCTTCCCCATATTCATGGCCTAACCTTTTCCCAGACAGAAAACTTCCGTGATTTTTATCGCATGCTCTCTCTAGCCGTCTCTATATATCGCCATGAACCCGATACTTGGTTTCATATGATTGAAGAAGGTATGCAACGATCCTCTGGTTTAAACACCATGGCATCTCAGTATGAAAAAATTTATTTGTCTTTATTATAA
- the rpsR gene encoding 30S ribosomal protein S18, producing MSKPVHNNEHRRKRFNKKCPFVSAGWKTIDYKDTETLKKFITERGKILPRRITGVSSRFQGMLTLAIKRARHMGLLPFVGED from the coding sequence ATGAGTAAGCCTGTTCATAATAATGAACACAGAAGGAAACGCTTTAATAAAAAATGTCCTTTTGTTTCCGCAGGTTGGAAAACCATTGATTACAAAGATACAGAAACTTTAAAAAAGTTTATTACAGAAAGAGGTAAGATTTTACCACGAAGAATTACAGGTGTCTCTTCCCGCTTCCAAGGTATGCTTACTCTAGCAATAAAAAGAGCGCGTCATATGGGGTTACTACCTTTCGTAGGAGAAGATTAA
- the pth gene encoding aminoacyl-tRNA hydrolase, which yields MTRLVVGIGNPGRQYAWTRHNLGFLCVDKLVQEFSGSQFREAPNVFSDVAQVESSYGSIIFIKPRTYVNLSGRAVRATKEYYNIEMDHIIVLADDVNLPFGGIRLRRDAGSGGHNGIKSITQNLGSNHYWQLRLGVGRPKEGNMLSDFVLGQFSMEEQLGVQSLLTEITTLFVQWCSGEEDPQKSKLL from the coding sequence ATGACGCGACTCGTTGTTGGCATAGGGAATCCTGGACGTCAGTATGCTTGGACCCGGCATAATCTGGGTTTTCTTTGTGTAGACAAATTAGTTCAGGAGTTTTCTGGTAGTCAATTTAGAGAAGCCCCAAATGTTTTTTCTGATGTTGCTCAAGTAGAATCTTCTTATGGGTCTATAATATTTATTAAACCCAGGACTTATGTAAATTTAAGTGGTCGAGCGGTTCGAGCAACTAAAGAATATTATAATATTGAAATGGACCACATTATTGTCCTAGCCGATGATGTAAACCTACCTTTTGGTGGCATTCGTTTACGACGAGATGCGGGTAGTGGAGGACATAATGGGATTAAAAGCATCACCCAAAACCTTGGATCAAATCATTATTGGCAATTACGTTTGGGGGTGGGACGTCCTAAAGAAGGAAATATGCTGTCAGACTTTGTACTCGGGCAGTTTTCTATGGAGGAGCAATTAGGAGTGCAATCTCTCTTAACTGAGATCACTACGCTATTTGTTCAATGGTGTTCTGGGGAAGAGGATCCCCAGAAAAGTAAACTACTCTAG
- the rplI gene encoding 50S ribosomal protein L9 — protein MKQQLLLLEDVDGLGRSGDIVTARPGYFRNYLIPQKKAIIAGAGTLRLQAKLKEERMRRAAADREESEKLAETLKSIVLEFQVRVDPDNNMYGSVTIADMIQAAAEKGIILTRKNFPHSHYAIKNLGKKNVALKLKEDVSATLVVEVTSESFYASVLDDQHPSSEEQTTEDTPR, from the coding sequence ATGAAACAACAACTACTTTTATTAGAGGATGTTGATGGTTTAGGCCGTAGTGGTGATATTGTCACAGCACGTCCAGGATATTTCCGCAACTATCTGATACCACAAAAAAAAGCCATTATTGCAGGAGCAGGAACTTTGCGCCTACAAGCAAAGTTAAAAGAAGAACGTATGCGCCGCGCTGCTGCAGATAGGGAAGAATCGGAAAAATTAGCAGAGACTTTAAAAAGTATTGTTCTTGAGTTCCAAGTTCGAGTAGATCCAGATAACAATATGTACGGCTCTGTTACTATTGCTGATATGATTCAAGCTGCGGCGGAAAAAGGTATTATTCTTACGCGTAAAAACTTTCCGCACTCCCACTATGCGATTAAAAATCTTGGGAAAAAAAATGTGGCTTTAAAATTAAAAGAAGATGTCTCTGCAACTTTAGTTGTTGAGGTAACTTCGGAAAGCTTTTATGCTTCTGTTCTTGATGATCAGCACCCCTCTTCAGAAGAACAAACCACAGAAGATACTCCCAGATAG
- the rpsF gene encoding 30S ribosomal protein S6 — protein MKEKATRLYEGAYVFSVTLSEEARRKALEKVTSGIINYGGEILKIHDQGRKKLAYTIRGAREGYYYFIYFSVIPEAIAELWKEYHLNEDLLRFMTLKADSVQEVLEFASLPE, from the coding sequence ATGAAAGAAAAAGCAACCCGACTTTACGAAGGGGCCTATGTATTCAGCGTTACTCTTAGTGAAGAAGCTAGGCGCAAGGCTCTAGAGAAAGTAACTTCCGGTATTATTAATTATGGTGGAGAAATTCTAAAAATTCACGATCAAGGGCGCAAGAAATTGGCGTATACTATTCGTGGAGCTCGTGAGGGTTATTATTATTTTATTTATTTTTCTGTGATTCCCGAAGCAATTGCAGAATTATGGAAGGAATATCATTTAAATGAAGATCTGTTAAGATTTATGACTCTGAAAGCAGATTCTGTGCAAGAAGTTTTGGAATTCGCATCATTACCAGAATAA
- a CDS encoding insulinase family protein, translating to MKWKTWSTGILMLSLCLSSCYSKIKTIPDQCPLKILSPSLENQKIAKILCPNGLQLLIISDPTSPTSGAALAVKTGNSSDPKEFPGLAHLTEHCVFLGNKKYPSPNSFSHFLSNNNGMHNAFTNSHSTSYLFSIDNSAFHEAMDQFVHMFIHPLFLQESLDKEKHAVHQEFAMHPTKDSRRIFRIQQLIAPQGNPINRFGCGNATTLEKVSSKDMQAWFQRHYYAENMIAIVHTADPLNQAIKFLSKLFTQIPSQKHTLPLSSLLSRIEDNHSTGKLYINSAVEPAANLHMYWTFHTTQPSFLGCFSSLAYILNYEGPNSLVSLLKKEKLITKAESYFYQTSRETGEFIIEYQLTDDGEKNYSEVLKKTFAYLHQIQKQGIPSYCLQDISAINALDYSFSSKTELFKTLYDQITGLIYEDLTTYPYRTLVYPQYSPEEEKTIVDTLSDPYRARYILSTKHLELFPSALQHYDTIFDMTYYEQFLPHLEAYKQAPPSSLSLPQENIYIPKNVEIVKSAKPTHQQFPFSPQPAYTEPGMTLYYCEDQFYTLPKLAINLCIRSPEISQKNLRSLVMTDIYSLAINENLTHKYYLATQAGLSFSTFLRGEGLGLSISGYNVTISALLNSILSSLQPTLNQEQFLIYKQQLLENYQKKITSCPVRAGIHTLMTQVLQDVYAYDEKIAILQTINFEEVQDFAENLFNQVSIEGMILGSSVEKYKQKLTDSLKDFISSHSSYEAPPFYHQRKKNYENIQMHYPLAGNAVLLAFQDELSSSMEHRAMIEMMFSWLHHIVFTHLRTEQQLGYIVGACSHEALLCPAGIFYIRSDAYSPEELIEKTQAFLQQVADSPETFGMSPEYFSDLRSTYIKSLTHPSESLETLSSMLFSLAFERPSVQLSHNNEKISAAQTMGYETFKTYCQEFLHKKLGKQILVHVYGTPSTSPRSSKEAIDKSRHILEDPECH from the coding sequence ATGAAATGGAAAACATGGTCTACAGGCATCCTAATGCTTTCCTTATGCCTATCTTCTTGCTATTCAAAAATAAAGACAATTCCTGATCAATGTCCTTTAAAAATTCTCTCTCCTTCCTTAGAAAACCAAAAAATAGCTAAAATTCTCTGCCCCAATGGATTACAATTACTTATTATCTCTGATCCCACATCCCCTACTTCTGGCGCTGCTTTAGCAGTAAAAACAGGTAATTCTTCTGACCCCAAGGAATTTCCTGGACTTGCGCACCTAACAGAACACTGCGTATTCTTAGGCAATAAAAAATATCCCTCCCCCAATAGCTTTTCACATTTTTTAAGTAATAATAATGGAATGCACAACGCTTTTACAAATTCCCACAGCACGAGCTATCTTTTTTCTATAGACAACTCTGCATTTCATGAAGCTATGGACCAATTTGTGCATATGTTTATTCATCCTCTGTTTCTTCAAGAATCTTTAGACAAGGAAAAACATGCTGTACACCAAGAATTTGCTATGCACCCAACTAAAGATAGCCGTCGCATCTTTCGTATCCAACAGCTTATTGCCCCTCAAGGAAATCCTATAAATCGCTTTGGTTGTGGTAACGCAACAACATTAGAAAAAGTCTCTTCCAAAGATATGCAAGCCTGGTTTCAAAGACACTACTATGCAGAAAATATGATTGCTATTGTTCATACAGCAGACCCCTTGAACCAAGCGATAAAATTCCTCTCAAAGCTCTTTACGCAGATTCCTTCGCAAAAACATACCCTCCCCCTCTCCTCTCTTCTAAGTAGAATCGAGGACAATCATTCTACAGGGAAACTCTATATTAATTCTGCCGTAGAACCTGCAGCAAATCTACATATGTACTGGACTTTTCATACTACCCAGCCATCCTTCTTAGGATGTTTTTCCTCTCTAGCATATATTCTTAATTATGAAGGCCCTAACAGCCTAGTTTCCTTATTAAAAAAAGAAAAGCTCATTACCAAAGCAGAATCTTATTTTTATCAAACCTCAAGGGAAACAGGAGAGTTTATTATTGAGTACCAACTTACAGACGATGGTGAAAAAAATTACTCCGAGGTCCTAAAGAAAACTTTTGCTTATCTACACCAAATTCAAAAGCAAGGCATACCCAGCTATTGTCTTCAGGATATCTCAGCTATAAATGCTTTAGATTACAGTTTTAGCTCCAAAACAGAACTCTTCAAAACTCTATATGACCAAATTACTGGTCTCATATATGAGGACCTGACGACCTACCCCTATCGGACATTAGTATATCCGCAATATTCTCCTGAGGAAGAGAAAACAATCGTAGATACTCTCTCTGACCCCTATCGTGCGCGCTATATCTTATCAACAAAACATCTCGAACTTTTTCCCTCAGCCCTTCAACATTACGACACGATTTTTGATATGACATACTACGAGCAGTTTCTTCCCCATCTAGAAGCCTATAAACAAGCGCCCCCCTCTTCTCTATCTCTACCTCAAGAAAATATCTATATCCCTAAAAACGTTGAGATTGTGAAATCAGCAAAACCTACACACCAACAATTTCCTTTCTCCCCTCAACCAGCCTATACAGAACCTGGGATGACCTTATATTATTGCGAAGATCAATTTTATACTCTTCCTAAACTTGCTATTAATCTCTGCATTCGCTCCCCGGAGATTTCCCAAAAAAACCTCCGCTCATTAGTCATGACGGATATATATTCCCTAGCAATCAATGAAAATTTAACGCATAAATATTATTTAGCCACACAAGCCGGCCTGTCTTTTTCTACATTTTTACGTGGTGAGGGGTTGGGTCTCAGCATTTCTGGTTACAACGTAACTATATCCGCTCTATTAAACTCCATTCTTTCTTCTTTACAACCCACGCTAAACCAAGAACAATTCCTGATTTATAAGCAGCAACTGTTAGAAAACTACCAAAAAAAAATTACTAGCTGTCCTGTACGGGCGGGTATCCATACCCTAATGACACAGGTACTTCAAGATGTTTATGCTTATGATGAAAAGATAGCTATCCTACAAACAATAAACTTTGAAGAAGTTCAAGACTTTGCAGAAAATCTGTTCAACCAAGTGTCCATTGAAGGCATGATTCTTGGTTCTTCCGTAGAAAAATATAAACAAAAACTTACAGACTCTCTTAAAGATTTTATTTCTTCTCACTCTTCCTATGAAGCACCGCCTTTTTACCACCAAAGAAAAAAGAACTATGAAAATATTCAAATGCACTATCCCCTAGCAGGAAATGCCGTACTACTAGCATTTCAAGATGAACTTTCCTCCTCCATGGAACATCGTGCAATGATCGAAATGATGTTTTCTTGGTTACACCATATAGTCTTTACTCACTTGCGTACGGAACAACAACTTGGCTATATTGTAGGAGCTTGTTCTCATGAAGCGTTATTATGCCCTGCAGGAATATTCTATATTCGTTCTGATGCCTATTCTCCAGAAGAACTTATAGAAAAAACCCAAGCATTTCTACAGCAGGTAGCAGATTCTCCAGAAACATTTGGCATGTCTCCCGAATATTTTTCTGATCTACGTTCTACATATATCAAAAGTCTTACACATCCTTCAGAGTCTTTAGAAACACTTAGTTCCATGTTATTCTCCTTAGCTTTTGAAAGACCTTCTGTACAACTCTCTCATAACAATGAGAAAATCTCTGCTGCACAAACTATGGGTTACGAGACGTTTAAAACATATTGCCAAGAATTTTTGCACAAAAAATTAGGCAAACAAATTCTCGTACATGTTTACGGAACACCTTCTACATCCCCACGTTCATCTAAAGAAGCAATAGACAAAAGTAGGCACATCCTTGAGGATCCAGAATGTCATTAA
- the ispE gene encoding 4-(cytidine 5'-diphospho)-2-C-methyl-D-erythritol kinase, translated as MHYFSPAKLNLFLKLHGKYKNGLHEMTSRYQTIDFGDEIFLEEGEKDVLICNIPELSTPENILWKSLRLFREHTKISLPVVWNLYKRIPIGSGLGGGSSNAATALYALNEYFQTQLPLSTLQEMAKTLGMDVPLFFSSGSSIGLGCGEEIIHWEEEGSSPQRYVLYFSERGILTKEAFSYVDPKDFVTRKPQITDYKHCKDNDLEKAVFRFRVDLLEKKHMLERIWSPFPNHVRMSGSGATLFVSYPKEIETNPQVAAAIHKLIHESQGIRADSIYKTHGWYLKKA; from the coding sequence ATGCATTATTTTTCTCCTGCTAAGCTAAATCTTTTTTTAAAACTTCATGGTAAGTATAAGAATGGCTTGCATGAAATGACTTCTCGATATCAAACAATTGATTTTGGGGATGAGATTTTCTTGGAAGAGGGAGAAAAGGATGTTCTTATTTGCAATATTCCAGAGTTAAGCACACCTGAGAATATTCTTTGGAAAAGCCTTCGACTATTTCGTGAGCACACTAAGATTTCCCTTCCAGTTGTTTGGAATCTATATAAGCGCATACCCATAGGATCTGGTTTAGGAGGAGGAAGTAGCAATGCAGCTACAGCCTTATATGCGTTAAATGAGTATTTCCAAACCCAGCTTCCCCTTTCTACCTTACAGGAAATGGCAAAGACTTTAGGCATGGATGTGCCCTTGTTTTTCTCCTCAGGATCTTCCATAGGCTTAGGTTGTGGTGAAGAGATTATCCACTGGGAAGAGGAAGGGAGTTCTCCCCAACGATATGTTCTTTATTTCTCAGAACGAGGTATCTTAACAAAAGAAGCTTTTTCTTACGTGGATCCCAAAGATTTTGTAACAAGAAAACCACAAATCACAGATTATAAACATTGTAAAGATAATGATTTAGAAAAAGCAGTATTTCGCTTTCGTGTAGATTTATTGGAGAAAAAACACATGCTAGAAAGGATATGGAGTCCTTTTCCGAATCATGTGCGTATGTCTGGATCTGGAGCTACTCTATTTGTAAGCTACCCTAAAGAAATAGAAACAAATCCTCAAGTAGCCGCTGCTATCCATAAATTAATTCATGAGAGTCAGGGTATTCGTGCTGATTCCATTTATAAAACTCATGGATGGTATTTAAAGAAAGCATGA
- a CDS encoding 50S ribosomal protein L25/general stress protein Ctc, with the protein MELVVTSRETDKKSFLKKIRQQGGIPAVIYSGGKSLANIVVDAHVFKKFLSSLESGSLSSTIFSLSYEGRIIKALVKDIQYQVTTYDVIHLDFEELVEERDVKLNIPIRCINTVDCIGVKLGGSLRQVIRYLRVVCKPKDIVPFLELDVRSLGLAQTKKLSDIVIPQGIRPITSLKEVVVTVSRR; encoded by the coding sequence ATGGAGCTTGTAGTTACAAGTCGTGAGACTGATAAAAAATCTTTTCTTAAAAAAATTCGTCAACAGGGCGGTATTCCTGCTGTTATTTATTCTGGAGGAAAAAGTTTAGCCAATATTGTTGTTGATGCGCATGTGTTTAAGAAATTTTTATCTAGTTTAGAGAGTGGTTCGTTATCTTCTACCATTTTTTCTTTATCTTATGAGGGTCGTATAATTAAGGCTCTAGTTAAAGATATTCAATATCAAGTGACTACGTATGATGTTATTCATTTAGATTTTGAAGAACTTGTAGAAGAACGCGATGTAAAATTAAATATTCCAATTCGCTGCATTAATACGGTGGATTGTATTGGCGTGAAATTAGGGGGATCTTTAAGGCAAGTTATCCGTTATTTACGTGTTGTATGTAAGCCCAAGGATATTGTTCCATTTTTAGAATTAGATGTTCGTTCTTTAGGATTAGCACAGACTAAGAAATTGTCTGATATCGTGATTCCTCAGGGAATTCGTCCTATTACTTCTCTTAAGGAAGTTGTAGTAACAGTATCTAGAAGATAG
- the rbp7 gene encoding reticulate body protein Rbp-7 has protein sequence MPHTITLPKEHDTEKVQEKLQKITLASSEVLKSKCEAKNKKPYEVFQAESTLSVEANKIASIAEYTLFSCSYK, from the coding sequence ATGCCACACACAATTACACTACCTAAAGAACACGATACGGAAAAAGTACAAGAAAAACTTCAAAAGATTACTCTAGCTTCTTCAGAAGTATTGAAAAGCAAGTGCGAAGCAAAAAATAAAAAACCCTATGAAGTTTTTCAAGCAGAAAGCACTCTCTCCGTAGAGGCAAATAAAATTGCTTCTATTGCGGAATATACTTTATTTTCTTGCTCTTACAAATAA
- the pgsA gene encoding CDP-diacylglycerol--glycerol-3-phosphate 3-phosphatidyltransferase gives MGLPNYLTFSRLFITPIFMLLYLKGKWLGITPVVLPCILLALLGLSELTDAIDGYIARKFSQVTDLGKLLDPMADSIYRISIYLTFTQPPVNFPLILVFVFLARDSVISTLRTVCAFRGVVVAARVSGKIKAILQGISFSLILLAMIPHSLGMLSDRGLEVFASIIGCIVAIYSVYSGVEYFWVNKNYLLQRSKGKPDDNL, from the coding sequence ATGGGGCTACCTAACTATTTAACTTTTTCCCGGCTATTTATAACGCCAATTTTTATGCTACTTTATTTGAAGGGGAAGTGGCTAGGTATTACTCCCGTGGTTCTTCCATGTATATTGTTAGCTTTACTCGGCCTTTCTGAACTAACGGATGCTATTGACGGTTATATAGCTAGAAAGTTTTCTCAAGTTACTGATTTAGGGAAATTGCTTGATCCCATGGCAGATAGTATTTATAGGATTTCCATTTATCTTACATTTACTCAACCACCAGTAAATTTTCCTCTGATTCTTGTGTTTGTTTTTCTCGCTAGAGATTCTGTGATTAGCACTTTGCGTACTGTATGTGCGTTTCGTGGTGTTGTTGTTGCTGCCCGAGTTAGTGGGAAAATCAAAGCGATTTTGCAAGGAATTAGCTTTTCCTTGATTCTCTTAGCCATGATCCCTCATTCATTGGGAATGCTTTCTGATAGAGGTTTGGAGGTTTTTGCTTCCATCATTGGCTGCATAGTTGCTATTTACTCAGTATATTCTGGAGTAGAATACTTTTGGGTAAATAAAAATTATTTATTGCAAAGAAGTAAGGGAAAACCGGACGACAATTTATAA